A single window of Anopheles moucheti chromosome 2, idAnoMoucSN_F20_07, whole genome shotgun sequence DNA harbors:
- the LOC128310880 gene encoding chitooligosaccharidolytic beta-N-acetylglucosaminidase, giving the protein MAPKSKAVSTWAGMRMTSEEIWQATAAKWQTSYTVIRFEQTWPNQTAEGRTILTEIEKYFLLNLRREFKNQTLLTSSTSMELVIKIHTASNTTNINWTTDESYTLNVLLENNNSVVAKIEANTIFGARHGCETLLQLFATANEGNSTASLYMLSQAVIIDRPMYPHRGLLIDTARNYIPIKCLKKQLDGMAASKMNVFHWHMTDTQSFPIQLDRVPEMVANGAYSDDAIYSSNDVRNIIRYAKYRGIRVLFELDAPAHAGNGWQWGPEKGLGNLAVCVNQQPWRKFCIEPPCGQLNPINPNLYTVLQDIYYDLVNLNQEETIFHMGGDEVFFGCWNATEEIVSYLRNRGMGQNDVDFLTLWSEFQDNVLRLWDNALYLANQNRIATSAINDQSLTNPVILWSSRLTDPSVIENFLSNERYVIQTWVSSENSIPLELQKLGYNLIISTKDAWYLDHGFWGVTTYYNWKKVYDNHLPKGNGILGGEVCVWTEFIDAYTLDNRVWPRAAAAGERLWSNPTTKSLEAEARFFRHRERLISRGIQTEALAPQWCQQNQGECH; this is encoded by the exons ATGGCGCCCAAGAGTAaggccgtctccacatgggccgGCATGAGAATGACATCGGAGGAGATTTGGCAGGCGACCGCGGCCAAGTGGCAAACAAGTTATACGGTTAtacg ATTCGAGCAAACATGGCCTAACCAAACTGCTGAAGGGAGAACCATATTAAccgaaattgaaaaatattttttacttaATCTACGCCGagaatttaaaaatcaaacattgctAACCAGTTCAACTTCCATGGAACTGGTTATAAAAATTCACACCGCTTCTAATACAACTAATATCAACTGGACGACGGATGAAAGTTATACGTTAAatgttttgcttgaaaacaatAACTCTGTGGTTGCAAAAATAGAAGCAAATACTATTTTTGGTGCACGTCATGGCTGTGAAACTCTGTTACAATTGTTTGCCACAGCCAATGAAGGAAACTCCACCGCATCGCTCTATATGTTATCGCAAGCAGTCATCATAGATCGACCAATGTACCCGCATCGCGGGTTGCTGATTGATACAGCCAGAAATTATATACCtataaaatgtttgaaaaaacagCTAGATGGAATGGCAGCTAGCAAAATGAATGTATTTCACTGGCATATGACCGACACACAAAGTTTCCCAATACAGTTAGATAGAGTACCCGAAATGGTAGCGAATGGAGCATACTCTGACGATGCGATTTACAGTTCGAATGACGTGAGAAACATAATACGATATGCAAAGTATCGGGGTATACGTGTACTTTTTGAGTTAGATGCCCCAGCACACGCTG GGAATGGATGGCAATGGGGACCTGAAAAAGGGCTAGGAAACCTTGCCGTTTGTGTTAATCAACAACCATGGCGTAAATTTTGCATCGAACCACCATGTGGCCAGTTGAATCCTATCAACCCAAATTTATACACCGTATTGCAAGATATTTATTACGATTTGGTAAACTTGAACCAAGAAGAAACGATTTTTCACATGGGAGGTGATGAAGTATTTTTTGGTTGCTGGAATGCTACAGAAGAAATCGTAAGCTATCTAAGAAATCGTGGAATGGGTCAGAATGATGTGGACTTTCTAACGCTGTGGAGTGAGTTTCAA gATAACGTGTTACGTTTATGGGATAACGCACTGTATCTAGCAAATCAAAACCGAATTGCCACATCGGCAATCAATGACCAAAGTCTTACTAACCCAGTCATTTTGTGGTCTAGTCGCTTAACAGATCCATCAGTGATTGAAAATTTTTTGTCAAACGAGCGTTATGTCATACAAACATGGGTATCTTCAGAGAACAGTATACCGCTAGAGTTACAAAAGTTGGGCTATAATCTAATAATTTCAACCAAAGATGCTTGGTACCTAGATCATGGTTTTTGGGGGGTAACTACATACTATAACTGGAAAAAAGTGTACGACAATCACCTACCTAAGGGAAACGGCATTTTAGGAGGTGAGGTTTGTGTGTGGACTGAATTCATTGATGCGTATACACTGGACAATCGAGTTTGGCCACGagccgcagcagcaggtgAGCGACTTTGGTCAAATCCAACAACTAAGTCGTTAGAGGCAGAGGCACGATTCTTTCGTCACCGTGAGCGCCTCATCAGCCGTGGGATACAAACAGAAGCTTTAGCACCGCAATGGTGCCAACAAAATCAAGGGGAATGTCATTAA